Part of the Microbacterium sp. Clip185 genome is shown below.
AGGGAGAAGAACTCCTCGCCGTCGGCCTCGGCGTTCCCGTCGAGCAGCACCTGCTCGCCCGGCAGGGCGCCCTCGGGCACCGGGGGAGTCCAGTCGTCGGGCGAGGCAAGCGGTGCGCGGCAGTGGATGCCGTACTGCTTGCCCTCCTCCGTGCGCGAGAAGTACCACCACGCACCGCGCCGGGTGGGCACGGAGAGATCGGTCTCGAGCGTGCGTCCCTTGATCTCCTGGAAGATCTGCTCGCGAAGGCCCACGAGGTGCGCGGTGCGTGCATCCGTGTAGGCGTTCTCGGCCTCGATATGAGCCACGACGCTCGCGTCGTCCTTGTCGCGGAGCCATTCGTACGGGTCGTCGAAGACGTCGCCGTGGTGCGAACGCGAGCGGACCTTGCGAGCGGCATGCGGGGCTGCGGGGATGGCGGAGTCGGTCACCGTTCCACGCTAGTCGGATGCGGCAGGTTCCGGCCCGTCCGCGCAGGAGCTGCGCGAGGCGACGCGGAGCGCTGGTTACCCCCGGCGCACCGAGTTGACCGGGAGGGCGGGCGATGTAAGGATTCCGTGTGGTCGGGTTAACGAATGCCGACTCCACGGTGAACTGTTCGTTCGCGCCGCCGTTCGCTCGGCTCTCCTTCCTTCTCCCTCTCACCGAAAGCGAACGGTGGAAACCGCAGCACTGATCGTCGTCCTGATCATCGGACTCGCGCTCTTCTTCGACTTCACCAACGGCTTCCACGACACCGCCAACGCGATGGCCACGCCTATCGCGACGGGTGCCCTGAAGCCGAAGGTCGCCGTCCTGCTCGCGGCGGGTCTCAACCTCGTCGGCGCGTTCCTGTCGACCGAGGTCTCCAAGACGATCTCGCACGGCATCGTGCGAGAGGACCAGATCTCACCCGGAGCCTTCCTCCCGCTGATCTTCGCCGGGCTCATCGGCGCCATCACCTGGAACATGCTGACGTGGCTGCTGGGTCTTCCCTCGAGCTCGTCGCACGCGCTGTTCGGCGGTCTCATCGGCGCGACGCTGGTGGGCATCGGTGCCTATGCGATCGACTTCGGCGTCGTGCTCAGCAAGGTCATCCTCCCGGCGCTGATCGCTCCGGTGACGGCGGGGGTCATCGCCTTCGCCGCGACGAAGCTCGCGTACGCCGTGACCCGACGCTACGACGGCAAGCCGGACGGACGCGACGGGTTCCGCTGGGGGCAGATCTTCTCCTCGTCCCTCGTCGCACTCGCCCACGGCACCAACGACGCGCAGAAGACGATGGGCGTGATCACCCTCGCGCTGATCATGGCCGGCTGGCAGGATTCGGCTCACGCTGACCCCCAGCTGTGGGTCATCTTCGCCTGCGCCTTCACGATCGCTCTCGGCACGTACATGGGTGGCTGGCGCATCATCCGCACGCTCGGCAAGGGGCTCACCGACGTGAAGCCCGCGCAGGGATTCTCGGCGGAGAGCTCGACCGCCGCCACGATCCTGGCCTCCAGTGCCCTCGGCTTCGCCCTGTCGACCACGCAGGTCGCCTCCGGCTCGGTCATCGGCTCCGGGCTCGGTCGCCGTGGCGCGAAGGTGCGCTGGCGGACGGTCGGGCGCATCACGATCGGCTGGCTGCTCACCCTTCCCGCCGCGGGCATCGTGGGTGCCGGGGCCGCGCTCATCGTCGCGTGGCTCGGCCCGTGGGGCATCGCGATCGACGCAGTGCTGGCCGTCATCATCGTCCTCCTGCTCTTCCTGCGCTCGCGTCGTGACGAGGTGACCGCAGCCAACGCCATGAGCGAGGTCGCCGACTCCGGCCGTGCCGTCAAGGTCAAGCGCAACCCGCCCCCCACGCGTCGCCAGCGCCGCCTGGAGCGCGAGCGGGCCCGTCAGGAGAAGGGACAGCGCTGATGGACGTCCAGATCGATTGGCTCGCCTTCGTGCAGGTCTTCTTCGCCGCCCTCATCGCGGCCGTCGCCGTCGTCGGGAGCTACGCTCTAGGCCTTCGGATGCTGGTGCGCGCCGGACGGGCGCCGGTGGTGGCGCCCGCGGAGTTCACCGACGCGATCACCGTCATGACCGACAAGCAGCGCGCCAAAGCCGAGAAGGCCGCGGCGAAGGCTGCCAAGCGCTCGCCGTTGACCGTCGGCCAGAAGCGGCTCGCGTTCGCCGTCGCGTGCGCGGCCTTCGGATTCTGCGCGCTGGCGGTGCTGTCCGGGCTGCTGATCATCGTGATCGGCCACTGATCGCCGCGTCGGCGTCGGCGGCCGGTCCTAGGGTGGCCGTATGAGTGCCGCATCCGCCGCCGTGCAGTTCGGGCAGCATCCGCCCGCTCTGCGAACGATCGTCCACCTGAGCGACACGCACTTCCTCGCGGGCAACGCGCCCCTGGGCGGGCGCTACGACACGCTCGCGAACCTGCGGCGCACGGTGGCCGCGATCGATCGCACCCGCATCCGTCCCGATGCCGTGGTGTGCACGGGCGACCTCACCGACCTGGGCGAGCCCGAGGCCTACCGGGCGCTGCGCGAGGTGCTGGAGCCTGCCGCCGACCGATGGGGCGCGCCGCTGGTGTGGGTGGCAGGCAACCACGACGAACGGGCGCCGCTGCGCACCGAACTGCTGGATGCTGCGGCGAGCGACGAGCCCGTCACCGCCGTCCACGACCTCGACGGCCTCCGCCTAGTGGTGCTCGATTCCACCGTGCCGGGCTGGCATCACGGCGAGATCGACGACGCGCAGCTGGCGTGGCTCGCCGATGTCCTGGCGACCCCCGCGCCACTGGGGACGCTCCTGGCGCTTCACCACCCGCCGCTACCCAGCCACATCCCGTTCTTCGACATTCTCGAGCTGCGCGATCAGCACCGGCTGGCCGGCGTCGTGCGCGGCAGCGACGTGCGCGGCATCCTCGCCGGGCACCTCCACCACTCGACCTCCGGCACGTTCGCGGGAGTGCCCGTGAGTGTCGCGGCCGCCACCTGTTACACGATGGATCTGGCGCGCCCCGCGGACCAGGTCAACGGCATGGATGCGGGGCAGTCGTTCCACCTCGTTCACGTCTACGACGACACCGTCACGCACGCCGTCGTTCCTGTCGTCGACGCCGAGACGGCCGACTTCTTCACGCCGGAGTGGGTGGGGGAGATGGCCGCTCTCAGCCCCGCGGAGCGACTCGAGGCCTTCTCTCGCAAACGCCCGCGCTGACGCTCGCCGCCGGGGAGGTTGTCGCCCGCGGGGTGTACGCCGTGTCCGGTGGCATGCGCGGGTACGGCGATTAGGCTCGGTGAGGCAATCGGCCGACGACCCACAAGGACAACGCATGCCAGAGCACGCAACGACGCGTACCCGTACCGAGACCGACTCCCTCGGGAGCCTCGAGATCCCCGCAGATGCCTACTGGGGCATCCACACGGCTCGGGCCCTCGAGAACTTCGACATCTCCAAGCGCCCGATCTCCGTCTACCCCGATCTCGTGGTGGCGCTCGCGATGGTCAAGCAGGCCTCGGCCCGAGCGAACCGCGAGATCGGGGTGCTCGACGCGGAGCGCGCGTCGCTCATCGATCGGGCGGCGCAGGAGGTCATCTCGGGTCGCCACCACGACCAGTTCGTCGTCGGCGTGATCCAGGGCGGCGCCGGCACCTCGACCAACATGAACGCCAACGAGGTGATCACGAACGTTGCGCTCGAGCTCGCCGGGCGCGAGAAGGGCGACTACGCGTTCCTCTCGCCGATCGATCACACCAACCGCAGCCAGTCCACGAACGACGTGTACCCGACCGCGATCAAGGTCGGACTCTCGCTCACCCTGCAGAGCCTGCTGGTCGAGCTCGATCTGCTGCGCC
Proteins encoded:
- a CDS encoding phosphodiesterase; translated protein: MSAASAAVQFGQHPPALRTIVHLSDTHFLAGNAPLGGRYDTLANLRRTVAAIDRTRIRPDAVVCTGDLTDLGEPEAYRALREVLEPAADRWGAPLVWVAGNHDERAPLRTELLDAAASDEPVTAVHDLDGLRLVVLDSTVPGWHHGEIDDAQLAWLADVLATPAPLGTLLALHHPPLPSHIPFFDILELRDQHRLAGVVRGSDVRGILAGHLHHSTSGTFAGVPVSVAAATCYTMDLARPADQVNGMDAGQSFHLVHVYDDTVTHAVVPVVDAETADFFTPEWVGEMAALSPAERLEAFSRKRPR
- a CDS encoding peptidase, whose amino-acid sequence is MDVQIDWLAFVQVFFAALIAAVAVVGSYALGLRMLVRAGRAPVVAPAEFTDAITVMTDKQRAKAEKAAAKAAKRSPLTVGQKRLAFAVACAAFGFCALAVLSGLLIIVIGH
- a CDS encoding inorganic phosphate transporter, coding for METAALIVVLIIGLALFFDFTNGFHDTANAMATPIATGALKPKVAVLLAAGLNLVGAFLSTEVSKTISHGIVREDQISPGAFLPLIFAGLIGAITWNMLTWLLGLPSSSSHALFGGLIGATLVGIGAYAIDFGVVLSKVILPALIAPVTAGVIAFAATKLAYAVTRRYDGKPDGRDGFRWGQIFSSSLVALAHGTNDAQKTMGVITLALIMAGWQDSAHADPQLWVIFACAFTIALGTYMGGWRIIRTLGKGLTDVKPAQGFSAESSTAATILASSALGFALSTTQVASGSVIGSGLGRRGAKVRWRTVGRITIGWLLTLPAAGIVGAGAALIVAWLGPWGIAIDAVLAVIIVLLLFLRSRRDEVTAANAMSEVADSGRAVKVKRNPPPTRRQRRLERERARQEKGQR